TATAGGAAAAGTACACGCAAAAAGTTCCACACTTGTCAGTAAACGTTCAACACCTGGGCCAGAGTTACAATCAGACACCACACCCAGTGTCACCTTGAAGATAAGCAGTCCCGTAGGAGGTACTGCGATTAGGTATCAATCTGCATCTTGCTGTTACTGTTGTACAGCATGTGATCAAGAGGAGGCAACCGCCACAGAGCAAGGTGATTGTAATGGTGCCCCACAGCAGCGTGGTGATCACAAAAGCAAACTGGTAGGTTGTTTTGTGGCAGTACTCAGCATCCCCAGGTGTGTAGTTGGGTGGATACGCAGTGTAAATCCAATGAGTGCCTGCAAAGGACACACATAGGGATGTTTTGCACAAAATGGCTTCTGGTGGTGTGCAGAGGTTGTATTTCAATTCACACCTGCAAAGAACCAGCAGAACGTGAAGAGGTGCAGCAGGGTCATGCAGAGCGAGGTGGCAGTGCTCATCACGCCACCCTCCCAGATGCACCTGCAGTAGGTGACGGATAGCGAGAGGAGACTGGACACTCCCAGTACCACCAGGTAGACAGGGATCTTTGGTTGCGCTGGGCAGAGGCCAACATGGGTGGCCCCTGTGAAGCCAAAAATAGGCAGCAACATCCATAAATGAGTGCATGCAAAGTTTATAAGTTCTCATAAGGTCGCCTACCCAAACCAATGCCTGCAATCATCACCATCCACCAAATAATATTCACCACAACTGCAACGGGACACCATGAAAATTAACATTTGTAACTGTTAAAGACAACACAGTATATATCAAGATGTCTAACCAATGGATGAAACCTGAACGTCACTTTGAGGCGAGTTGTCCATCTGTGCAGACAGAACATGTCATGTTACATTAAAACGCATTACCGTTCACTAGAAAAGTATTGAATTATACCTTTTTCTGCTGGGAATGAAGCCGTCTTCAGTGTTTCAGTTGGCTTTGCACAACTCACTATTTTGCATGCAGGATGTGATGACACGTTGTGCAAAGTCACCGCATTTCGACAACCGTGTCACAATGGAAATGATAGCATCTAAATGCAAGCGTGCTGCTCCTGCATGTGGACATGGCTGAATGGTGAGACAACACGTCATAAAATGATATGACATCACACAAAATGCTAATGAGTTTTGCtttattaaatgacaaaaactCCTGAACAATCTTATGAACAATCATATGTATGGTTATTAAGTTATTAGCATTGCCTGCAATTGGCTAGCGACTTGTCCAGGCTCaaggcggttctggcttgacaCCCTGGGCGGAATGATGCTacccggcatagaaaatgtatggacgGATGTTATTAGCactaataaaatgatgaaatcaTGCATTTATGTTTATGCTAGTAGCATGAGTGAAATGATGGAAAATCTTAAAGGACGGAGTCTTGTTCTTCGTCCTCCTTCAGCTGGAAGTTAATGATGCTTTGAATCATGGGGGCAGACGGGAAGTCCATGCATATGATTCCAAAACACTGGTTCTTGTTCTTCTTGGCCATCAGGTACTTGTAGAGTTTAGGATTGATGCGTTGTGCCACCGACCT
The DNA window shown above is from Dunckerocampus dactyliophorus isolate RoL2022-P2 chromosome 20, RoL_Ddac_1.1, whole genome shotgun sequence and carries:
- the LOC129173283 gene encoding transmembrane protein 272-like: MVMIAGIGLGATHVGLCPAQPKIPVYLVVLGVSSLLSLSVTYCRCIWEGGVMSTATSLCMTLLHLFTFCWFFAGTHWIYTAYPPNYTPGDAEYCHKTTYQFAFVITTLLWGTITITLLCGGCLLLITCCTTVTARCRLIPNRSTSYGTAYLQGDTGCGV